In one Halofilum ochraceum genomic region, the following are encoded:
- a CDS encoding ABC transporter substrate-binding protein, whose translation MTNQRKNPDTRQASISRRRFLQTTAITGGVLAVGGTASIRVLAAPPTIKLGQIAPMTGSAAEFGPFYRDAAHLGVKHINAAAEKVFGGPLISEIITEDTNTQPTPAIESARKLVESDGVPAYVGAWSSGVTTATATSVAIPNNVLQISNGSTSPLISVLPEDEGKDLLFRTTSPDTFQGVVVAQLASGEIMDDFKFKTASTIYVNNPYGQGLSNAFARSFQLRGGTVHAQIPHPEQVQPTYKSQLAAALKDDPDILFCASYPGHTATFCKESRDTFDYTSWLFCDGNKSTKVIEAVGADTLAGKLGTAPGSDPSIPAYKNFEASYEKEYGRTRVPPFTASAYDAAVTIGLAVARAVANGDTDLTGPVIRDHLRPVSNPPGDQVIGGNADGLAKGMQMIKDGTDVDYSGAAGAVDYNDAGDVKTPVEIWEFTDAGEIETIDLRSPEDIPAE comes from the coding sequence ATGACCAACCAACGCAAGAATCCCGATACCCGGCAGGCATCCATCAGTCGCCGGCGTTTCCTGCAGACCACCGCCATCACCGGCGGCGTGCTCGCGGTCGGAGGTACGGCCTCCATCCGCGTGCTGGCGGCACCGCCCACGATCAAGCTCGGCCAGATCGCGCCGATGACGGGCTCGGCCGCCGAATTCGGTCCGTTCTACCGCGACGCCGCCCATCTCGGCGTGAAACACATCAACGCCGCGGCGGAGAAGGTGTTCGGCGGGCCGTTGATCTCCGAGATCATCACGGAAGACACGAACACGCAGCCGACGCCGGCCATCGAGTCGGCCCGCAAGCTGGTCGAGTCCGACGGCGTTCCGGCCTATGTCGGTGCCTGGTCGAGCGGCGTGACCACGGCGACCGCGACCTCCGTGGCGATCCCGAACAACGTGCTGCAGATCTCCAACGGCTCGACATCGCCGCTGATCTCGGTACTGCCCGAGGACGAGGGCAAGGATCTGCTGTTCCGCACGACGTCACCCGATACCTTCCAGGGCGTCGTCGTGGCACAGCTCGCGTCGGGCGAGATCATGGACGACTTCAAGTTCAAGACCGCCTCGACCATCTACGTGAACAACCCGTACGGGCAGGGGCTGTCGAACGCGTTCGCGCGCTCTTTCCAGCTGCGCGGCGGCACCGTCCATGCGCAGATCCCGCACCCCGAACAGGTGCAGCCGACATACAAATCCCAGCTCGCGGCAGCGCTCAAGGACGACCCGGATATCCTGTTCTGTGCCAGTTATCCGGGCCACACGGCGACGTTCTGCAAGGAGTCGCGTGACACCTTCGACTACACGAGCTGGCTGTTCTGCGACGGCAACAAGTCCACGAAGGTGATCGAGGCCGTCGGCGCCGACACCCTCGCGGGCAAGCTCGGCACCGCACCGGGCTCGGATCCTTCCATCCCGGCCTACAAGAACTTCGAGGCGTCGTACGAGAAGGAATACGGCCGCACACGCGTGCCGCCGTTCACCGCCTCGGCCTACGACGCGGCCGTCACGATCGGTCTCGCGGTGGCACGGGCCGTCGCCAACGGGGATACCGACCTCACCGGCCCGGTCATCCGCGACCATCTGCGCCCCGTGTCGAACCCGCCGGGTGACCAGGTCATTGGCGGCAATGCCGATGGCCTGGCCAAGGGCATGCAGATGATCAAGGACGGCACCGACGTGGACTACTCGGGCGCCGCCGGTGCGGTGGACTACAACGATGCGGGTGACGTGAAGACGCCCGTGGAGATCTGGGAGTTCACCGACGCGGGCGAGATCGAGACGATCGATCTGCGCAGCCCGGAAGACATACCCGCCGAATAA
- a CDS encoding MHYT domain-containing protein: protein MTNTFDDYSLLLIVVSYLVSALGAFTGLMISRHIRTEEGEIRFGWLTLAALVMGGCAIWAMHFIGMLAWRPEVALTYDTNLTALSLVLSIGFTMAGLYVVHRFHGTTAWLGAGLVMGLGVAAMHYTGMAAVRIAAEMSHDQALVAVSIGIAVAASIAALRIAVHWRGALRHASSLVMAFAVCGMHYTGMAAMRLQPSGSAPDYFSGALTRPVMSIAVTLAVVCVTMVAIISLFGRQLEEVPGSGV, encoded by the coding sequence ATGACGAACACATTCGACGACTACAGCCTGTTGCTGATCGTGGTGTCGTATCTCGTATCAGCTCTGGGCGCTTTCACGGGGCTTATGATTTCGCGGCATATCCGGACCGAAGAGGGCGAGATCCGCTTCGGCTGGCTCACGCTCGCGGCGCTGGTGATGGGGGGATGCGCGATCTGGGCCATGCATTTCATCGGCATGCTCGCGTGGCGCCCCGAAGTAGCCTTGACCTATGACACCAACCTGACCGCGCTGTCACTGGTGTTGTCGATCGGTTTCACGATGGCGGGGTTGTATGTCGTGCACCGGTTCCACGGGACAACAGCATGGCTGGGGGCCGGTCTGGTCATGGGACTCGGCGTCGCCGCGATGCACTACACCGGCATGGCCGCCGTGCGGATCGCGGCCGAGATGAGCCACGATCAGGCGCTCGTGGCCGTGTCGATCGGCATCGCCGTCGCCGCCTCGATCGCCGCGCTGCGCATCGCGGTGCACTGGCGCGGCGCGCTGCGCCATGCGAGTTCACTGGTGATGGCCTTCGCCGTCTGCGGCATGCACTACACCGGCATGGCGGCGATGCGGCTCCAGCCCTCCGGTAGTGCACCGGATTATTTCAGCGGTGCGTTGACCCGACCGGTCATGAGTATCGCCGTGACGCTGGCGGTGGTCTGCGTGACGATGGTCGCGATCATCAGTCTGTTCGGTCGCCAGCTCGAGGAAGTGCCCGGGTCCGGCGTCTGA
- a CDS encoding HU family DNA-binding protein encodes MNKSDIVTHIAGQLGYSKAETHRLLDAWIEAISHHLAVGDRVVFRGLGSFGTREVPGHRGHRPADGQSIEIPPARQVTFRPAEGLRAAIRERSE; translated from the coding sequence ATGAACAAGTCCGACATCGTCACGCACATCGCCGGCCAGCTGGGCTACAGCAAGGCCGAGACCCATCGACTGCTCGATGCGTGGATCGAAGCGATCTCGCATCACCTGGCGGTCGGCGACCGGGTCGTATTCCGTGGACTCGGCTCATTCGGGACGCGCGAAGTCCCGGGGCATCGCGGTCACCGGCCCGCGGACGGCCAGAGTATCGAGATCCCCCCTGCCCGCCAGGTCACTTTCCGCCCCGCCGAGGGGCTACGTGCAGCCATCCGTGAGCGGTCTGAATGA
- a CDS encoding HU family DNA-binding protein yields the protein MSGRVFDGRIAEGIAPDDRARQERLKATARALVTAVRDGLVRDGAVRLHGFGTFRLRPVAARRGRHPRTGEPIDIPAGWRVMFRPAKALRERIEPDRAPALPIGEPHASREAMLAASAADAARNIRSGAGRIPAQGIAAPPPMAPDRVAAAAMPERKFTAQGPVPQVPADLEWDSRVTRSPAALMRAPTANEPPAAEEVRTTESAPTEPPSAPVTARRRIGYRYALVLLLVLLVAGLAWLLRPFDSPVPRVAEEPEPVASGQMAGNTGSATPDPAAMSGGAGSREPESAATATEQTDGPGAVEGDAGAAKEMAEADPTASADGDAPAASGDTGATDGDGATVGGTVAEAKPAVDPGGSDAATAATPEMAKATSTATTDRDDPESPGDAGAVDEGGAVARETVAAGTGPTSGQAGADAEVRATSSEAAEETAAPPSDPAKAAGGMARDGDPGGEAARDAGATPDAGDSPAAGTEAAQTATVAGDGATGPAAEAPSQGQAVSGTRAADEGAAESGPYFQGRDYTVRSGDTLWDLADRQYVNPYYWPHIWNHNTDIENPDRLEVRQGLWLPTLEGEPRSLTEADRRSIAEGYLLLYRFFREQGDANPQYALVGVRYFDASVLPERLRGTAAGYPGDTLAAVFQARLEAEFPLD from the coding sequence ATGAGCGGCCGGGTCTTTGACGGCCGCATCGCCGAGGGGATCGCGCCTGACGACCGCGCGCGACAGGAGCGTCTGAAGGCCACGGCACGCGCGCTCGTGACGGCGGTCCGCGATGGTCTCGTGCGCGATGGTGCCGTGCGCCTGCATGGTTTCGGGACCTTCCGTCTGCGCCCGGTCGCCGCGCGCCGCGGCCGCCATCCGCGCACCGGCGAGCCGATCGACATCCCGGCCGGCTGGCGCGTCATGTTTCGGCCGGCCAAGGCGCTGCGCGAACGGATCGAACCGGATCGGGCGCCGGCGCTCCCCATCGGAGAGCCCCACGCCTCGCGGGAAGCGATGCTTGCCGCCAGTGCCGCCGACGCGGCACGGAACATCCGGAGCGGAGCGGGCAGGATCCCGGCGCAAGGCATTGCAGCGCCGCCACCGATGGCGCCTGATCGGGTCGCCGCGGCGGCAATGCCGGAACGGAAGTTCACCGCCCAGGGCCCGGTCCCCCAGGTGCCGGCCGATCTGGAATGGGATTCTCGCGTCACCCGGTCCCCGGCGGCGCTCATGCGCGCCCCGACAGCGAATGAGCCGCCGGCGGCGGAAGAGGTTCGCACTACGGAGTCTGCCCCGACGGAGCCGCCGTCCGCCCCGGTAACCGCGCGCCGTCGGATCGGTTACCGCTACGCGCTTGTGCTTCTGCTGGTGTTACTGGTCGCTGGTCTCGCCTGGCTGTTGCGACCTTTTGATTCGCCCGTTCCCCGCGTGGCCGAAGAGCCCGAGCCAGTCGCTTCCGGGCAGATGGCCGGTAACACGGGAAGCGCGACGCCGGATCCGGCCGCCATGTCCGGCGGCGCCGGTTCCCGGGAACCGGAGTCCGCAGCGACCGCCACGGAGCAGACCGATGGCCCGGGCGCGGTCGAAGGGGACGCCGGGGCGGCGAAGGAGATGGCGGAGGCGGACCCGACGGCAAGCGCTGACGGGGATGCGCCGGCAGCGTCCGGCGATACGGGCGCGACCGATGGGGACGGAGCGACTGTCGGCGGAACCGTGGCCGAGGCGAAGCCGGCCGTTGATCCGGGCGGCAGCGACGCCGCCACCGCCGCGACACCGGAGATGGCGAAAGCGACCTCGACGGCAACCACCGATCGGGATGACCCGGAATCCCCCGGTGATGCCGGTGCGGTCGATGAAGGCGGCGCCGTAGCCCGGGAAACCGTGGCGGCGGGTACGGGGCCGACCAGCGGCCAGGCGGGTGCTGACGCCGAAGTCAGGGCTACCTCGTCCGAGGCAGCTGAAGAGACCGCGGCGCCCCCCTCTGACCCCGCGAAAGCCGCTGGCGGGATGGCCAGGGATGGGGATCCGGGCGGCGAAGCCGCTCGGGATGCCGGTGCCACGCCCGACGCGGGTGATAGCCCCGCGGCCGGCACCGAAGCCGCGCAAACCGCGACGGTGGCCGGGGATGGGGCAACCGGCCCAGCAGCGGAAGCGCCCAGCCAGGGTCAGGCCGTGTCCGGAACGCGTGCCGCTGACGAAGGCGCCGCCGAAAGCGGGCCGTATTTCCAGGGGCGTGATTACACCGTGCGCAGCGGTGATACTTTGTGGGACCTGGCCGACCGTCAGTACGTGAATCCGTACTACTGGCCGCACATCTGGAACCACAACACCGATATCGAAAACCCCGACCGGCTCGAGGTACGCCAGGGGCTCTGGCTGCCGACGCTCGAAGGCGAACCACGATCGCTGACCGAGGCCGATCGCCGCAGCATCGCCGAGGGCTACCTGCTCCTGTACCGGTTCTTCCGCGAGCAGGGGGACGCGAACCCGCAGTACGCCCTCGTCGGCGTGCGTTATTTCGATGCATCGGTCCTGCCCGAGCGGCTGCGCGGTACTGCCGCGGGGTATCCGGGTGATACCCTGGCGGCAGTCTTTCAGGCTCGGCTCGAAGCCGAATTCCCGCTCGACTGA
- the mltF gene encoding membrane-bound lytic murein transglycosylase MltF, with translation MRRRHWIIAAALPLVLSACDRSGTNAEQAPSRSLEEIREVGTLSVITRNAPTTWYIDRDGEPTGPEHDLVESFAESIGVTVEYKRRDTVAAALDAVENGEGDLAAAGLTRTEARRDRFRFGPAYQPVTQQVVCRRDNVQPESVEDLIGLDIEVIADSSYVERLEALKADGHPDLAWRTNAEVDTERLLRKVWEREIDCTVADSTIVDINRRYFPELIAPFNLSSEQQLGWVMPQARDDLASAVEDWLAEFRDSGQLEDLRERYYGFFALFDYVDTSVYIRRIRERFPQYDAFFREAAEQYDLPYMLLAAQGYQESHWNAAARSPTGVRGIMMLTQNTARAMGVENRLDARQSIFGGAKYLARMKQRFVPEVTEPDRTWLALAAYNVGRAHMHDAQTLARKQGLDPHRWGDIKKVLPLLADPAYYNDLKYGYARGTEPVRYVRRIREYQHILANQVD, from the coding sequence ATGCGCCGCCGTCACTGGATTATCGCCGCCGCTCTGCCCCTGGTGCTGAGCGCCTGCGACCGCTCCGGAACGAATGCCGAGCAGGCACCATCGCGCTCGCTCGAGGAAATCCGCGAAGTGGGTACGCTGAGCGTCATTACGCGCAATGCCCCGACGACGTGGTACATCGACCGCGACGGCGAGCCCACCGGGCCTGAGCACGATCTGGTGGAATCGTTCGCCGAGTCGATCGGCGTGACGGTGGAATACAAACGCCGGGACACGGTCGCCGCGGCGCTGGATGCGGTCGAGAACGGCGAGGGGGACCTGGCGGCCGCCGGGCTCACGCGGACGGAGGCCCGCCGCGACCGGTTCCGCTTCGGACCGGCCTATCAGCCGGTGACGCAGCAGGTGGTCTGCCGGCGCGATAACGTCCAGCCGGAGTCCGTGGAGGATCTGATCGGCCTCGACATCGAGGTCATCGCCGACAGCAGCTATGTAGAGCGGCTGGAGGCACTCAAGGCCGACGGACACCCGGATCTGGCATGGCGGACCAACGCCGAGGTGGACACCGAGCGATTGCTGCGCAAAGTCTGGGAACGCGAGATCGACTGCACGGTCGCCGACTCCACGATCGTCGATATCAACCGGCGCTATTTCCCGGAACTGATCGCCCCGTTCAATCTGTCCAGCGAACAGCAGCTCGGCTGGGTCATGCCCCAGGCACGGGACGATCTCGCCAGTGCCGTCGAGGACTGGCTTGCCGAATTCCGCGACAGCGGGCAACTGGAGGATCTGCGCGAGCGCTACTATGGCTTCTTCGCGCTGTTCGACTACGTCGACACCTCGGTCTACATCCGGCGGATCCGGGAGCGTTTCCCGCAATACGATGCCTTCTTTCGGGAGGCGGCCGAGCAATACGATTTGCCCTACATGCTGCTCGCGGCCCAGGGCTATCAGGAATCCCACTGGAACGCGGCCGCACGGAGCCCGACCGGGGTGCGCGGGATCATGATGCTGACGCAGAACACGGCGCGCGCGATGGGCGTGGAGAATCGCCTTGACGCCCGCCAGAGCATCTTCGGTGGCGCCAAATACCTCGCCCGCATGAAGCAGCGGTTCGTGCCGGAGGTGACCGAACCCGACCGGACCTGGCTCGCGTTGGCCGCCTACAACGTCGGGCGCGCGCACATGCACGATGCACAGACGCTGGCGCGCAAGCAGGGCCTCGACCCGCACCGTTGGGGGGATATCAAGAAGGTGCTCCCGCTGCTGGCCGATCCCGCGTACTACAATGATCTGAAATACGGGTATGCGCGTGGCACGGAGCCCGTGCGCTATGTGCGGCGGATCCGCGAGTATCAGCACATCCTGGCCAATCAGGTCGATTGA
- the pabB gene encoding aminodeoxychorismate synthase component I translates to MNAAQRFVELPYRPDPAAAFECIVDEPWPVLLDSGAHGGARARFDILAADPSVTLETRGGETRLVRRDGSIMDSPADPFALVRAELGAVEYRPPDGLPFAGGAIGWFAYDLARRLEQLPARAIDAEQIPEMAVGIYDWAFVTDHVEQRSWMVAAGRDTRTAERWSELESAFRAPGVPVDRGRLRVQGAARANLDEAAYREAFARVQRYLRAGDCYQVNLAQRFEVAASGPSWPAFRQLRHAARAPFAAYMSTPAADILSVSPERFLQVGADGRVETRPIKGTRPRDSDPARDRELGESLVASAKDRAENVMIVDLLRNDLGRVCATGSVRVPRLFELESFPGVHHLVSTVTGRLAPERHALDLLRASFPGGSITGAPKIRAMEIIEELEPHRRGVYCGAIGYIGFDGAMDTNIAIRTLVYSDGRVRCWAGGGLVIDSEAAAEYQETFDKAAGMLRLLREAAD, encoded by the coding sequence ATGAACGCCGCCCAGCGCTTTGTCGAACTGCCGTATCGGCCGGATCCGGCCGCGGCCTTCGAATGCATCGTGGACGAGCCCTGGCCAGTGCTGCTGGACAGCGGGGCGCATGGCGGTGCGCGCGCGCGCTTCGACATCCTTGCGGCGGACCCGTCGGTGACCCTCGAAACCCGGGGCGGTGAGACCCGGCTGGTGCGGCGTGACGGCAGCATCATGGACTCGCCCGCCGATCCGTTCGCACTCGTGCGCGCCGAACTCGGCGCCGTGGAGTACCGCCCACCGGACGGCCTCCCGTTCGCCGGCGGTGCCATCGGCTGGTTCGCCTATGACCTCGCGCGCCGGCTCGAGCAATTGCCGGCACGGGCCATCGATGCCGAGCAGATTCCGGAGATGGCGGTCGGTATCTACGACTGGGCCTTCGTCACCGACCATGTCGAGCAGCGGAGCTGGATGGTCGCCGCCGGCCGCGATACCCGCACGGCGGAGCGCTGGTCCGAGCTCGAGAGCGCGTTCCGGGCGCCCGGGGTGCCCGTGGATCGCGGACGCCTGCGGGTTCAGGGAGCGGCGCGGGCGAATCTCGACGAGGCGGCCTACCGGGAGGCATTCGCGCGCGTGCAGCGCTACCTGCGGGCCGGCGACTGCTACCAGGTCAACCTCGCACAGCGTTTCGAAGTCGCCGCGAGCGGCCCCTCCTGGCCCGCGTTCCGCCAGCTCCGGCATGCGGCGCGGGCACCGTTCGCTGCGTACATGAGCACCCCGGCGGCGGACATCCTCTCGGTCTCGCCCGAGCGCTTCCTCCAGGTCGGCGCCGATGGCCGCGTCGAGACGCGCCCCATCAAGGGCACACGCCCGCGTGACTCCGACCCCGCCCGTGACCGCGAACTGGGCGAGTCGCTGGTCGCCAGTGCCAAGGACCGGGCCGAGAACGTCATGATCGTCGATCTGCTGCGCAACGACCTCGGGCGGGTCTGCGCGACCGGCAGCGTGCGCGTGCCACGCCTGTTTGAACTCGAGAGCTTCCCCGGCGTGCACCATCTGGTCAGTACCGTGACCGGCCGGTTGGCTCCGGAACGCCACGCACTCGATCTGCTGCGGGCGTCGTTCCCCGGCGGGTCGATCACCGGCGCCCCCAAGATCCGGGCGATGGAGATCATCGAGGAACTCGAACCGCACCGGCGCGGCGTCTACTGCGGCGCGATCGGGTATATCGGCTTCGATGGCGCGATGGATACGAACATCGCCATCCGCACGCTGGTGTACTCGGACGGGCGCGTGCGCTGCTGGGCCGGTGGCGGCCTCGTGATCGATTCGGAGGCGGCGGCCGAATACCAGGAGACCTTCGACAAGGCGGCCGGTATGCTGCGGCTGCTGCGCGAGGCCGCCGATTGA
- a CDS encoding PilZ domain-containing protein, whose product MERREVPRRHLMFLLRVFDAETGAQLGCITDISSAGLMVTGERPLSVDRTYRLQMRMPPGVDGGREFEFPATVAWVADDVHPDFCDIGFRDLELTAEQRTALTDLIEAFELRD is encoded by the coding sequence ATGGAACGACGCGAAGTGCCGCGGCGTCACCTCATGTTCCTGCTGCGCGTGTTCGATGCGGAAACCGGCGCCCAGCTGGGCTGCATCACCGATATCTCCAGCGCGGGGCTGATGGTCACCGGTGAGCGCCCGCTCAGCGTTGACCGCACCTACCGATTGCAGATGCGGATGCCGCCGGGCGTCGACGGTGGCCGCGAGTTCGAGTTCCCCGCGACGGTCGCCTGGGTGGCCGATGACGTGCATCCGGATTTCTGTGATATCGGGTTCCGTGACCTCGAACTCACCGCGGAGCAGCGAACCGCGCTGACCGATCTGATCGAAGCGTTCGAGCTGCGCGACTGA
- a CDS encoding UvrD-helicase domain-containing protein, translating into MADLNPQQRAAVRHMGTPMLVLAGAGSGKTRVITHKIAWLVREAGLPAKGVFAVTFTNKAAREMKERASQTLKKEESRGLSVSTFHTLGLYLLRTDGNAMGYRRGFTIMDSTDSLTAIKELVRGETSGNLNEEDELRGIISRWKNDFVSSDRALAIAEDEQEARAARVYGQYEKLLHAYNAVDFDDLIVQPVRMLNEHPEIRERWDNRVRHLLVDEYQDTNNAQYELVKQLVGVGGGLTAVGDDDQSVYAWRGARPENLARLENDFRGLKIVKLEQNYRSSARILRAANHLIGYNPHVFEKRLWSDLGLGDPIRVIACPSGEDECDRVAADILSRRLRHGLKWSDFAILYRGNFQARPFEKALRERNIPYQVSGSASFFDRAEVKDILAYARLMANPDDDTAFLRVVNTPRRQIGAATLEKLGHYARNRGTSMLNASFEMGLGEHVSGTPLRRLQQFGEWIVYMGDNAQRGDPLAVLRQTIDEIGYRDWLDEISSDLKTAEKRAGNVEELLAWIGRMATDEDGQERDLPALVARLTLMDMLDRQSDDEGGDAVSLMTLHAAKGLEFPHVFITGMEEEVLPHRASLAEDRLDEERRLAYVGVTRAQRSLTLTYAEKRRRWGEDIDCEPSRFLEELPNDDLVWEGTQAPSDPESRRAAGREQMANLRALLGE; encoded by the coding sequence ATGGCCGATCTGAATCCACAGCAGCGCGCCGCGGTGCGCCATATGGGTACGCCAATGCTGGTGCTCGCGGGCGCCGGCAGCGGCAAGACGCGCGTGATCACGCACAAGATCGCGTGGCTGGTGCGCGAGGCGGGCCTGCCGGCGAAGGGCGTGTTCGCGGTCACGTTCACCAACAAGGCCGCCCGCGAGATGAAGGAGCGCGCGTCGCAGACGCTCAAGAAGGAAGAGTCGCGCGGCCTGTCGGTGTCCACCTTCCATACGCTCGGCCTGTACCTGCTGCGCACGGACGGCAACGCGATGGGCTATCGACGCGGGTTCACGATCATGGACTCGACCGACAGCCTGACGGCGATCAAGGAACTCGTGCGCGGCGAGACCTCGGGCAACCTGAACGAGGAAGACGAGCTGCGCGGAATCATCAGCCGCTGGAAGAACGACTTCGTCAGCAGCGACCGCGCGCTGGCGATCGCCGAGGACGAGCAGGAGGCCCGCGCGGCGCGGGTGTACGGGCAGTACGAGAAGCTGTTGCACGCCTATAACGCGGTCGATTTCGATGACCTGATCGTGCAGCCGGTGCGCATGCTCAACGAACACCCGGAGATCCGTGAACGCTGGGACAACCGCGTGCGCCATCTGCTGGTGGACGAGTACCAGGACACGAACAACGCGCAGTACGAGCTGGTGAAACAGCTCGTCGGCGTCGGCGGCGGCCTGACGGCGGTGGGCGACGACGACCAGTCCGTCTACGCCTGGCGCGGCGCGCGGCCGGAGAATCTGGCGCGGCTGGAGAACGACTTCCGCGGGCTGAAGATCGTCAAACTGGAGCAGAACTACCGCTCCAGCGCCCGCATCCTGCGCGCGGCGAACCATCTCATCGGCTACAACCCGCACGTGTTCGAGAAGCGGCTGTGGAGCGATCTCGGTCTCGGCGACCCGATCCGCGTGATCGCCTGCCCCTCCGGCGAGGACGAGTGCGATCGGGTGGCCGCGGACATCCTCTCCCGACGCCTGCGCCACGGCCTCAAGTGGAGCGATTTCGCGATCCTCTACCGGGGTAACTTCCAGGCGCGCCCGTTCGAGAAGGCGCTGCGCGAGCGCAATATCCCCTACCAGGTCAGCGGCTCGGCGTCATTCTTCGATCGCGCGGAGGTCAAGGACATCCTCGCCTACGCGCGCCTGATGGCGAACCCGGATGACGACACCGCCTTCCTGCGCGTGGTGAATACCCCGCGCCGACAGATCGGTGCCGCCACGCTGGAGAAGCTCGGCCACTATGCCCGCAACCGGGGCACGTCGATGCTCAACGCGAGCTTCGAGATGGGCCTCGGCGAGCATGTATCGGGTACGCCGCTGCGGCGCCTGCAGCAGTTCGGCGAGTGGATCGTCTACATGGGCGACAACGCCCAGCGCGGCGATCCGCTGGCGGTGCTGCGCCAGACGATCGACGAGATCGGCTACCGCGACTGGCTCGACGAGATCTCCAGCGACCTCAAGACGGCGGAGAAGCGCGCGGGCAACGTCGAGGAGCTGCTCGCCTGGATCGGGCGCATGGCGACCGACGAGGATGGCCAGGAACGCGACCTGCCCGCGCTGGTCGCGCGCCTCACGCTGATGGACATGCTCGACCGCCAGAGCGATGACGAGGGCGGCGACGCCGTCAGCCTGATGACGCTGCACGCCGCCAAGGGGCTGGAGTTCCCGCACGTGTTCATCACCGGCATGGAGGAGGAAGTCCTGCCACACCGTGCCAGCCTGGCCGAGGACCGGCTCGACGAGGAACGTCGACTGGCCTACGTCGGCGTGACCCGGGCCCAGCGTTCGCTCACCCTCACCTATGCCGAGAAGCGCCGGCGCTGGGGCGAGGATATCGATTGTGAGCCGAGCCGGTTCCTTGAAGAACTGCCGAACGATGATCTGGTGTGGGAAGGTACGCAGGCTCCGAGCGACCCCGAGTCCCGCCGGGCCGCCGGGCGCGAGCAGATGGCGAATCTGCGGGCACTGCTCGGCGAGTAG
- a CDS encoding DUF945 family protein: MRKGILIGIAAGTVAIGAAAAPPIIGTITQQEFAHVRDRATAASPFVHGWEMTSFDQGYLGATATSELTVGDPDTDERLTIVLDHRIQHAPTVGTDLARIVTEPRIPEGRVRETVRALYGDDRKPLRVNTRIDWFGTRTIHMHSPATDGMREIDGGQVSWGGLDATVTVGRGDRDLAYQVDMPGLHLQPGDGEFTGLRINAVEASGRYEETAFEHVWSGGASGGVERIELDTPNGGGFVLSDLRFSDEAGLRDDLLGFALKVSAAALESPEYQLSRLRLNLSGEGIAPSFLQHVQQTFTDGDQPIDTDDIMARLRAAPWGEIAAHEPQIRLDTFEAHTADGRLEISAQAGLAEPGEGRQAIGMDDLIGLAQGEISAVAPEPMVIDAVARSIEMRGDTDPARAKRDATNTLRTLAAQGLLTLDNGQLEASASYDRGAIRINGRSLFGG; this comes from the coding sequence ATGCGCAAAGGCATCCTGATCGGCATCGCGGCAGGCACGGTCGCCATCGGCGCCGCCGCGGCACCCCCCATCATCGGCACGATCACGCAGCAGGAATTCGCGCATGTCCGCGACCGGGCCACCGCCGCCTCGCCCTTCGTCCACGGTTGGGAGATGACGTCATTCGACCAGGGCTATCTCGGCGCCACCGCCACCAGTGAACTCACGGTCGGCGACCCGGACACGGACGAGCGCCTGACCATCGTCCTCGATCACCGCATCCAGCATGCCCCGACGGTCGGCACCGATCTCGCCCGCATCGTCACCGAACCGCGCATCCCGGAAGGCCGGGTCCGGGAAACCGTGCGCGCGCTGTATGGCGACGACCGCAAACCGCTGCGGGTCAACACGCGCATCGACTGGTTCGGGACCCGGACGATCCACATGCACTCCCCGGCCACCGACGGCATGCGCGAGATCGACGGCGGCCAGGTCAGCTGGGGCGGCCTCGATGCCACCGTGACGGTCGGCCGCGGCGATCGCGACCTCGCCTACCAGGTCGACATGCCCGGCCTGCACCTGCAGCCCGGCGACGGCGAATTCACCGGTCTGCGGATCAACGCGGTCGAGGCGAGCGGCCGCTACGAGGAAACGGCATTCGAGCACGTCTGGAGCGGTGGCGCCTCCGGCGGGGTCGAACGGATCGAACTCGATACCCCGAACGGCGGCGGTTTCGTGCTCTCCGACCTGCGCTTCTCCGACGAGGCGGGCCTGCGCGATGACCTGCTCGGCTTCGCCCTCAAGGTATCAGCGGCGGCCCTCGAAAGCCCGGAGTATCAATTGTCGAGACTGCGCCTGAATCTGAGCGGCGAGGGGATTGCCCCGTCATTCCTGCAGCACGTGCAGCAGACCTTCACCGACGGCGATCAGCCCATCGATACCGATGACATCATGGCCCGCCTGCGGGCCGCGCCCTGGGGCGAGATCGCCGCCCATGAACCGCAAATCCGACTCGACACGTTCGAGGCGCACACGGCCGACGGCCGCCTCGAGATCTCCGCCCAGGCGGGCCTCGCGGAGCCCGGCGAGGGCCGCCAAGCGATCGGCATGGACGACCTCATCGGCCTCGCGCAGGGCGAGATCAGCGCCGTCGCGCCAGAACCCATGGTGATCGACGCGGTGGCACGCAGCATCGAGATGCGTGGCGACACGGACCCCGCCCGGGCAAAGCGCGACGCCACCAACACGCTGCGCACCCTGGCCGCACAGGGCCTTCTCACCCTCGACAATGGCCAGCTCGAAGCCAGCGCCAGCTACGACCGCGGCGCGATCAGGATCAACGGGCGGTCGCTGTTCGGCGGTTGA